From the Butyrivibrio fibrisolvens genome, one window contains:
- a CDS encoding S66 peptidase family protein, which produces MVSLSWGGLGDSGLIHKYDIAKERLERDFGLEVTSMPHALKGSEFVYSNPQLRAKDLMDAFLDPSIKGIFSAIGGDDSIRLLPYIDYEIIRNNPKIFLGYSDTTVTHFMMNKAGVVSYYGPSVMAEFGEYVQMFDYTKNSVTNILFEDSKGYEIISSDYWSDDHVSWSEENVNKKKKTRPEEHHYEVLSGSGVITGKLLGGCIDVFPMIVGTQIWPDLDEWKDKILLLETSEEKPSPDLIKYYLRNLGAQGILNRIKGIVVGKPQDEQFYEDYKEVYKAVLKEFDCQTLPVIYNVNIGHAVPIGTLPLGIEYEINLDQKTIRLLESATE; this is translated from the coding sequence ATTGTAAGCCTGTCCTGGGGAGGGCTGGGTGATTCCGGGCTTATTCATAAATATGATATTGCAAAAGAGCGTTTGGAACGAGACTTTGGATTAGAGGTTACTTCGATGCCGCATGCCCTTAAAGGGAGTGAGTTTGTTTATTCTAATCCGCAGCTAAGAGCTAAAGACTTAATGGATGCTTTCTTGGATCCTTCCATAAAGGGGATTTTTAGTGCTATCGGAGGCGATGATTCCATAAGATTATTGCCTTACATAGATTATGAGATCATAAGGAATAATCCTAAGATCTTTCTGGGATATTCAGATACTACTGTCACTCATTTTATGATGAACAAGGCCGGTGTGGTTTCCTATTATGGTCCATCCGTTATGGCGGAGTTTGGTGAGTATGTTCAGATGTTTGATTATACCAAGAACTCAGTCACAAATATATTATTTGAAGATTCAAAAGGATATGAGATTATTTCCAGTGATTACTGGTCAGACGATCATGTGTCATGGTCTGAAGAAAATGTAAATAAGAAAAAGAAAACACGTCCGGAGGAGCATCATTATGAAGTGCTGTCTGGAAGTGGTGTTATCACAGGAAAATTATTGGGCGGATGCATTGACGTATTCCCTATGATCGTCGGTACACAGATATGGCCAGATCTTGATGAATGGAAAGATAAGATACTTCTGCTTGAAACAAGCGAAGAAAAGCCTAGCCCTGATCTTATAAAATATTACCTTAGGAATCTTGGCGCACAAGGGATACTGAATAGAATAAAGGGAATTGTTGTAGGAAAGCCTCAGGATGAACAGTTCTATGAGGATTACAAAGAGGTATACAAAGCAGTGTTAAAAGAGTTTGATTGCCAGACCTTACCTGTTATATACAATGTCAACATAGGTCATGCGGTTCCTATCGGGACTCTTCCGTTAGGAATAGAGTATGAAATAAATCTTGACCAAAAAACAATCAGATTACTGGAGTCTGCGACAGAATAG
- a CDS encoding patatin-like phospholipase family protein, whose protein sequence is MQQKIKTGLVLEGGAMRGMFTAGVLDVMMKNGIDFDGAIGVSAGAAFGCNIKSRQPGRVIRYSTKYCTDWRFSSWKSFFKTGDLYGAEFCYKTIPYELDPMDFETFDKNPMEFYGVCTDVETGKPYYHRFSNGMGKDMYYFTASASMPVVSKIVEVDGHKLLDGGVADSIPIKFWEHKGYNKNVVVLTQPLEYIKKPNKMLPLIKAMYKQYPNMVEAVRVRHIHYNKTIEYIREKELKGDLFVIRPPKALEIGSMEHNPDELRRVYEIGIKTMESKLEDLKNT, encoded by the coding sequence ATGCAGCAAAAGATAAAGACAGGCCTTGTCCTTGAAGGCGGCGCTATGCGAGGTATGTTCACGGCAGGCGTTTTAGATGTGATGATGAAAAATGGCATAGACTTTGACGGAGCTATCGGAGTATCCGCAGGAGCGGCTTTTGGATGCAATATAAAATCAAGACAGCCCGGAAGAGTCATAAGATATTCAACCAAATACTGCACAGACTGGAGATTCTCAAGCTGGAAATCTTTTTTCAAAACAGGTGATCTCTACGGCGCAGAGTTTTGCTATAAGACAATACCTTACGAACTTGATCCGATGGATTTTGAAACTTTTGACAAAAATCCTATGGAATTCTACGGAGTATGTACCGATGTAGAGACGGGCAAACCCTACTATCACAGATTCTCAAACGGCATGGGCAAGGATATGTACTATTTTACAGCATCAGCTTCAATGCCTGTGGTATCCAAGATAGTAGAAGTGGACGGTCATAAACTCTTAGATGGAGGAGTAGCAGATTCTATCCCGATAAAGTTCTGGGAGCACAAAGGCTATAACAAAAACGTAGTAGTACTGACTCAGCCCCTTGAATATATCAAAAAGCCCAACAAAATGCTGCCTCTTATAAAAGCTATGTACAAACAATATCCTAACATGGTAGAGGCTGTAAGAGTAAGACACATCCACTACAACAAAACTATAGAATATATAAGAGAAAAAGAACTAAAAGGTGACCTCTTCGTAATAAGACCACCCAAAGCTCTTGAAATAGGCAGCATGGAGCATAACCCAGACGAACTTCGCCGTGTATATGAAATTGGTATAAAAACCATGGAATCTAAGCTTGAAGACTTGAAAAATACCTGA
- a CDS encoding GH39 family glycosyl hydrolase, translating into MENQKTINKSISVKAADSAPFYNNVDFCVGTGRFGLALTKEYLDELAFVQEEIGFKHIRGHGIFTDDTAIYHEYEEDGINKVEYNYTYLDRIMDEYLKLNIRPFIELGFMPKDLASGTQTVFYWKGNTTPPKSYERWCDLVVALLSHLIDRYGESDVTTWPIEVWNEPNLPGFWEHADVKEYCKLFKETFTAIKDFNPSFKVGGPAICGVKDAEWIKGFLDFCKESGLKPDFITRHHYTIEFPEADGHYDYSALMDEEEGFANLQSTRDIIDSYDEYKGLPIHITEFSSSYTPKGVIHDTNLNAALMARQLSRLGDMNESYSYWTFGDVFEETGVPFSLFHGGFGLVAAGSIPKPTFWTFKFYTDLKKLGKGCVFKNDNAVIEKTAKGYAGVLFNESSDDSLDIKLSLEDIAKGEDADNEYTLIIKTVSPKTTNPLKLWHDLGEPATPNSEQTKLIKSAAFPQVTSDRLTASEGSISFDQTLDPETVVYFELSKSKVKSDRGYSYERTITTR; encoded by the coding sequence ATGGAGAATCAGAAAACTATAAATAAGTCTATATCCGTAAAGGCTGCAGACTCAGCACCTTTTTACAACAATGTAGACTTCTGTGTGGGAACAGGTCGTTTCGGACTTGCTCTTACCAAAGAATATCTGGATGAGCTCGCTTTCGTACAGGAAGAGATTGGCTTTAAGCACATCCGTGGCCACGGCATATTCACAGATGATACAGCTATATACCATGAGTATGAAGAGGATGGAATTAATAAAGTCGAGTACAACTATACCTATCTTGACCGCATCATGGATGAGTATTTAAAGCTCAATATCCGTCCATTTATAGAGCTTGGATTTATGCCCAAGGATCTTGCAAGCGGTACTCAGACTGTCTTTTACTGGAAAGGAAATACTACTCCGCCCAAATCTTACGAAAGATGGTGCGACCTTGTAGTAGCTCTTCTGTCACATCTCATAGACAGATACGGTGAAAGTGATGTGACTACATGGCCTATTGAAGTCTGGAACGAGCCTAATCTTCCGGGATTCTGGGAGCATGCCGATGTGAAGGAATATTGCAAGCTCTTCAAAGAGACTTTCACAGCGATCAAAGATTTCAATCCATCATTCAAGGTCGGCGGTCCTGCAATCTGCGGCGTCAAGGATGCCGAGTGGATCAAGGGCTTCCTAGATTTTTGCAAAGAAAGTGGCTTAAAGCCTGACTTTATCACAAGGCACCACTACACAATAGAGTTCCCTGAAGCCGACGGTCACTACGACTACTCAGCTTTGATGGATGAAGAAGAAGGCTTTGCCAATCTTCAGTCCACAAGAGATATCATAGACTCTTATGACGAATACAAGGGACTTCCTATTCACATCACAGAATTCAGTTCCTCTTATACTCCAAAGGGTGTAATCCATGACACTAACTTAAACGCAGCGCTTATGGCGCGTCAGCTTTCACGTCTTGGAGATATGAACGAGTCTTATTCTTACTGGACTTTTGGTGACGTATTCGAAGAGACCGGCGTTCCATTTTCTCTTTTCCATGGAGGATTTGGACTTGTCGCAGCAGGAAGCATTCCAAAGCCTACATTCTGGACATTCAAGTTCTATACAGATCTTAAGAAGTTAGGAAAGGGCTGCGTATTTAAGAATGATAATGCTGTTATAGAAAAGACTGCAAAGGGATATGCCGGAGTCTTATTTAACGAAAGTTCCGATGATAGTCTTGATATAAAGCTTAGCCTTGAAGATATTGCTAAGGGCGAGGATGCTGATAATGAATACACTCTGATCATAAAGACAGTAAGTCCTAAGACTACTAACCCGCTTAAGCTCTGGCATGATCTAGGCGAGCCTGCAACACCGAATAGCGAGCAGACCAAGCTGATAAAATCTGCTGCTTTCCCGCAGGTAACATCAGACAGACTCACAGCAAGCGAAGGCAGTATCTCTTTTGACCAGACTTTAGATCCGGAAACAGTTGTTTATTTCGAGCTTTCTAAGTCTAAAGTTAAGTCCGACAGAGGTTATAGCTACGAAAGAACTATAACTACAAGATAA
- a CDS encoding sensor histidine kinase has translation MNKKWTMRHVIMAISTFCTIFALVLLTVFFYLTSHRKISDESIRESTETLGRMEYELESRIHTLHVQMQTMYNEAELMGELKKKTDGGKADLKPFYFTASEYAKNHFTSTDDLVAIYIYDSDDCLVSSYRKSVVYYPNNLYESSEDTNSDKILEYVYSKDTRLLVTGYDNQAAGRQIVHLVLKLHGYTDKTRCYGYLVCDFDSSVFSDIMHKYTSSDNVIMWLQSCSDDVITTIGYSDGAEKIFADISRIVLDTKGRDNLSLGVEYDDYYLTSKAFDHHSINAFMLTPMSLALATQSTLFRTLIVTSIIMMFFTFIVSSFIAGFYSKSVEDMQKTVYRIRNGETELRLSPREKGGTKELEILGTEFNDLLDQIEKMIAEKYEYQLLMERTEYQALQAQINPHFLYNTLDTMSGIANSQGCTMVSGLCQSLSAIFRYSLDISDAPSTIENELVHVRNYLYVMDVRNGNSIQHEFDIKSEVLQDEIPRITIQPIVENSINHGLRYVKRKDKKLFIKAEHIYEGKKKYLTISIEDNGIGMDVGGLNEELSKNSISRVEKGKSIGILNVNARIKKAYGDGYGIHVYSENDNNGTRVVIKLPIRQRGEEVV, from the coding sequence GTGAATAAGAAATGGACTATGCGCCATGTGATCATGGCGATCAGTACTTTTTGTACGATTTTTGCTTTGGTTCTTCTTACAGTTTTTTTCTATCTGACATCTCATCGCAAGATCAGCGATGAAAGCATAAGGGAAAGCACTGAAACATTGGGACGTATGGAATACGAGCTTGAGAGCAGGATCCATACGCTGCATGTTCAGATGCAGACCATGTACAATGAAGCAGAGCTTATGGGGGAGCTGAAAAAGAAAACGGATGGCGGGAAAGCTGATCTCAAACCTTTCTATTTTACTGCGTCTGAATATGCCAAAAACCATTTCACATCTACAGATGATCTGGTGGCGATATATATATATGATTCAGATGACTGCCTTGTAAGTTCTTATCGAAAATCTGTTGTTTATTATCCCAATAATTTATATGAAAGTAGTGAAGATACTAATAGTGACAAGATCCTTGAATACGTATACTCCAAGGATACAAGACTTCTTGTTACAGGCTATGATAATCAGGCGGCGGGAAGACAGATAGTACACCTTGTATTAAAACTTCACGGATATACTGACAAAACAAGGTGTTATGGGTATCTTGTATGCGATTTTGACAGTAGCGTCTTTTCAGATATCATGCACAAATATACTTCATCGGATAATGTCATCATGTGGCTTCAAAGCTGCAGTGATGATGTCATAACCACCATAGGATACAGTGATGGAGCTGAGAAGATATTTGCAGATATAAGTAGAATCGTCTTAGATACCAAGGGTCGTGACAACCTGTCGCTGGGCGTTGAATATGACGATTACTACTTGACCTCCAAGGCCTTTGACCATCATAGCATAAATGCATTTATGCTTACTCCTATGTCCCTTGCTCTTGCTACCCAGAGCACTCTTTTTAGGACACTTATCGTCACATCTATTATCATGATGTTCTTTACGTTTATTGTTAGTTCTTTTATCGCAGGATTTTATTCCAAGTCGGTTGAAGATATGCAGAAGACTGTATACCGCATCAGAAATGGAGAGACGGAGCTAAGGTTATCTCCCAGGGAAAAAGGCGGAACCAAGGAGCTTGAGATACTTGGTACTGAGTTCAATGATCTTCTTGATCAGATAGAGAAGATGATAGCTGAGAAATATGAGTACCAGCTTCTTATGGAGAGAACAGAATATCAGGCTCTTCAAGCTCAGATCAATCCTCATTTCCTATACAATACTCTGGATACTATGAGCGGCATAGCTAATTCCCAGGGCTGTACTATGGTAAGTGGTCTGTGTCAGTCGCTCTCTGCAATCTTCAGATACAGTCTCGATATATCGGATGCACCATCTACTATAGAGAATGAACTTGTACATGTGCGTAACTATCTATACGTAATGGATGTTAGAAATGGTAATAGTATACAACATGAGTTTGATATCAAAAGCGAAGTCCTTCAGGATGAGATCCCCAGGATCACGATCCAGCCTATAGTTGAGAATTCTATTAATCATGGACTTCGCTATGTTAAGAGAAAAGATAAAAAACTCTTTATAAAGGCAGAGCATATCTATGAAGGAAAGAAAAAGTACCTGACAATATCCATAGAAGATAACGGCATCGGTATGGATGTGGGGGGACTTAATGAAGAGCTTTCTAAAAACAGTATTTCAAGAGTTGAGAAGGGTAAGTCCATAGGAATACTTAATGTTAATGCCCGTATCAAAAAGGCTTATGGTGACGGCTACGGGATACACGTATATAGCGAGAATGATAATAATGGAACAAGGGTAGTTATCAAGCTGCCCATAAGGCAAAGGGGGGAGGAAGTTGTCTAA
- a CDS encoding response regulator transcription factor has protein sequence MSKRRYKVLAADDEYWSRENIRTLLPWDTYSIDFLEPAQDGEEVLERIPVEKPDIVMTDINMPFMDGLELLNKIHEMYPDIVSVAISGYDDFEKVKGVFLNGGIDYLLKPVGREQMVDVLKKSLEALESKGSDYVVSSFVEDSELSMILSGKLYQAKKQTEISATRNVEHIPSLLLKFHDTSKISQMYQNDMAKMSLGIKNMIREVTFRFENDDNSIVLFNYSTKVNEFIMCSSFGEEVLLEIAKGILDKFSLDEYGPITVVYKAKTQAVADMAKTYRDMITGLMNRPFDKRHAIVNSDKGLVYTKADEGNGPLIYYLRPDSKEKQFIRDGGRSVYDRTLTRSLEKEIIDAINKESAYALTKCLIEKSGLISCDEDGWTLFEISQYIARLGGIIWGMDNLPKAAYENREEIENGIGYAQMMLDKESLLDNIKLAVSMICEDNGASVDTSIMGQVEQIHDLLLKRYYEHFTLSHLGEQYHVDPTYLSRVFSQRYGESITAFIARIRIEKAIELMIRKQSFEAISFEVGYEDYNYFSRVFRKQTGMSPSEYKKKLEESHI, from the coding sequence TTGTCTAAAAGAAGGTATAAGGTACTTGCAGCTGATGATGAATATTGGAGTAGAGAGAACATCAGGACTCTTTTGCCATGGGATACATATTCAATAGATTTCTTAGAGCCTGCACAGGATGGGGAGGAGGTTCTTGAGAGAATCCCTGTAGAAAAGCCCGATATAGTGATGACTGATATCAATATGCCCTTCATGGACGGGCTGGAGCTTCTTAATAAGATCCATGAGATGTATCCGGATATCGTATCTGTTGCAATATCCGGTTATGACGATTTTGAGAAAGTTAAGGGAGTATTTCTAAATGGCGGTATCGATTATCTGTTAAAACCTGTAGGTAGAGAGCAGATGGTCGATGTACTCAAGAAGTCACTGGAAGCTCTGGAGAGCAAGGGGAGCGATTATGTTGTATCTTCTTTTGTAGAGGATAGTGAGCTTTCCATGATCCTGTCAGGTAAGCTATATCAGGCCAAAAAACAGACTGAGATATCTGCAACAAGGAATGTGGAGCATATTCCTTCACTGCTTCTAAAATTCCATGATACCTCTAAGATAAGTCAGATGTACCAAAATGATATGGCCAAAATGTCTCTTGGAATCAAGAACATGATAAGGGAAGTTACTTTTCGTTTTGAAAATGATGATAATAGTATAGTTTTGTTTAACTATAGTACCAAGGTCAATGAATTTATCATGTGCAGCTCTTTTGGCGAAGAGGTGCTGTTAGAGATTGCAAAGGGGATCCTTGATAAGTTCTCATTGGATGAATATGGCCCCATAACTGTTGTTTATAAGGCTAAGACTCAGGCCGTAGCTGATATGGCTAAGACCTACCGCGATATGATAACAGGACTTATGAACAGACCCTTTGACAAGAGGCATGCGATCGTAAATTCTGACAAGGGTTTGGTTTATACCAAGGCGGATGAAGGTAACGGACCTCTTATCTATTATCTAAGACCAGATTCTAAAGAAAAACAGTTTATACGTGATGGGGGAAGGTCTGTCTATGACAGGACTCTTACAAGAAGTCTGGAAAAAGAGATAATAGATGCCATAAACAAGGAAAGCGCCTATGCCTTGACCAAGTGCCTTATAGAAAAAAGCGGCCTTATCAGCTGCGATGAAGATGGCTGGACTTTGTTCGAAATATCGCAGTACATTGCAAGGCTTGGAGGCATCATCTGGGGGATGGATAATCTTCCTAAAGCTGCATATGAAAACAGGGAAGAGATTGAGAATGGCATTGGCTATGCTCAGATGATGCTTGATAAAGAAAGCCTTCTAGACAATATAAAACTTGCAGTATCCATGATATGTGAAGATAACGGTGCATCGGTGGATACTTCAATAATGGGACAGGTCGAGCAGATCCATGACTTATTATTAAAAAGATACTATGAGCATTTTACGCTGTCTCATCTTGGAGAGCAGTATCATGTAGATCCTACCTATCTTTCAAGAGTCTTTTCTCAAAGATATGGAGAGTCTATAACAGCTTTTATCGCAAGGATCAGGATAGAGAAGGCTATCGAACTGATGATAAGGAAGCAAAGTTTTGAAGCTATATCATTTGAAGTGGGGTATGAAGACTATAACTATTTTAGCAGAGTATTCAGGAAGCAGACCGGGATGAGTCCGAGTGAATATAAGAAGAAGCTGGAGGAGAGTCATATATAA
- a CDS encoding DUF3592 domain-containing protein, protein MEMKICISGIVIVFLLGIVLFGALFLITQVLLGFRCKNKIEAVLVDVEISKTEDGSQRVAVPHESRYSKYSSYSYKPKKEYVNKKTYRYAYSPVYQYEYDNYSFTRHPVNNLDYFDNKVFEKKNYKIGQKCYIYIDPKRPAVCMTKRFSLMNTIMAIFIIAGGCYMFLAFLLKI, encoded by the coding sequence ATGGAAATGAAAATATGTATAAGTGGTATAGTGATTGTTTTTCTTTTAGGAATTGTGCTTTTTGGTGCGTTGTTTCTAATAACCCAAGTATTGTTAGGATTTAGGTGCAAGAATAAGATAGAAGCTGTGCTTGTTGATGTGGAAATAAGTAAAACGGAAGATGGTTCACAACGTGTTGCGGTACCTCATGAATCCAGATATTCAAAGTATAGTAGCTACTCTTACAAGCCAAAGAAGGAATATGTAAACAAAAAAACATATAGATATGCATATAGTCCTGTATACCAGTATGAGTACGATAATTATAGCTTTACCAGACATCCTGTGAACAACTTGGACTATTTTGATAATAAAGTTTTTGAAAAAAAGAATTATAAAATCGGCCAAAAGTGTTACATTTACATAGATCCGAAACGTCCTGCTGTTTGTATGACAAAAAGATTCTCATTGATGAATACAATAATGGCTATCTTCATTATTGCTGGGGGATGCTATATGTTTTTGGCTTTTTTGTTAAAAATATAA
- a CDS encoding sugar ABC transporter substrate-binding protein — translation MKKLSKKLMAAICTSALMVGTIGCSSSSGGGAEGGAGSAGGGSGSQEAQSDITIGVSIWSSTDVLGSQCKKVVDKAAGALGVKTQWVDQGHVSEQVTASVETLCAAGCQGIIICNSADSEMTSAINTCDEYGVYIAQFFRIISEKNSPEVYKTACNSKYYVGAVHEDEVTNGYTLVNLLIENGDRNIGLEAWTVGDATFQARWEGYQKAVDEWNAANPDDQVTMSEPVYANTSSEEGAAAAMSLYNSMPGMDALIVAGGGGDPLVGSIGAFDNAGLTGQIDVVSTDFLDDLADQLSSGGMYAESGGHFCDPLFAFLMVYNAVQGNYVKEAGTFGYEILFPYIYVSSPEDYSNYEQYFVNADPYTDEEIKTMAGYSFEDLNKAASELSIDDVIARHQ, via the coding sequence ATGAAAAAACTAAGCAAAAAGCTGATGGCGGCAATTTGTACTTCGGCTCTTATGGTAGGGACTATAGGATGTAGTTCATCTTCTGGCGGCGGAGCTGAAGGCGGCGCCGGATCAGCAGGTGGGGGATCAGGGAGTCAGGAAGCTCAATCGGATATTACTATAGGCGTGTCTATATGGAGTTCTACAGACGTACTCGGAAGCCAGTGCAAGAAGGTTGTAGATAAGGCAGCAGGTGCTCTTGGTGTTAAGACTCAGTGGGTTGACCAGGGACATGTATCAGAGCAGGTTACAGCATCTGTTGAGACTTTGTGCGCAGCAGGATGTCAGGGCATCATCATTTGTAACTCGGCTGATTCCGAGATGACCTCAGCTATCAATACCTGTGATGAGTACGGCGTATATATCGCTCAGTTCTTCCGTATCATCTCAGAGAAGAATAGCCCTGAAGTTTATAAGACAGCCTGCAACTCCAAGTATTATGTTGGCGCAGTTCACGAAGATGAGGTTACCAACGGATACACACTCGTTAATCTCCTTATTGAGAACGGCGACAGGAATATAGGACTTGAAGCTTGGACAGTAGGTGATGCTACATTCCAGGCTAGATGGGAAGGATATCAGAAGGCTGTTGATGAGTGGAATGCAGCTAATCCTGATGATCAGGTTACTATGAGTGAGCCTGTATATGCCAATACATCTTCTGAAGAAGGTGCGGCAGCAGCTATGTCACTTTATAACTCAATGCCCGGTATGGATGCACTTATTGTAGCAGGCGGCGGTGGAGATCCTCTTGTTGGCTCTATTGGAGCTTTTGACAATGCAGGTCTTACAGGTCAGATAGATGTAGTATCAACAGACTTCCTTGATGATCTTGCTGATCAGCTGTCATCAGGCGGTATGTATGCAGAGTCAGGCGGACATTTCTGTGATCCTCTTTTTGCATTCCTTATGGTTTATAACGCTGTTCAGGGCAACTATGTTAAGGAAGCAGGTACATTCGGATATGAGATTCTCTTCCCTTATATCTATGTATCATCTCCTGAAGATTATTCTAATTATGAACAGTACTTTGTAAATGCAGATCCATATACAGATGAAGAGATCAAAACTATGGCAGGATACAGCTTTGAGGATCTTAACAAGGCTGCAAGCGAATTATCAATTGACGATGTTATAGCTCGTCACCAGTAA
- a CDS encoding ABC transporter permease has protein sequence MKKFKESQWYGIVILVLMAILFWSVFKILRPDTFGSPDKVLQYIKTAFIYAIGGCGLYFICVMGPFDFSVGANIVLSAVVAVTASKYFGYAGLIIAPLLCGTLVGLCNGIVYMKLQISSLIVTVGLSLIYEALAIFATNGKEAVLDKNLRAFGDYPWNIVLAFSAYLICGFILRYTKFGTYVYAIGSNEVVARNMGVNVKKYKILAFTVCGFFVGIQSILTISYGTSMTSASNLASMSRNFTPLMGTFFGLAFRKYGHPIVAIVIGEIIISLMFNGFVALGAPITIQNVITGIALLAIVTMTTKPVKGLVVK, from the coding sequence ATGAAGAAGTTTAAAGAAAGCCAGTGGTATGGAATAGTCATTCTGGTACTCATGGCCATCTTGTTCTGGTCTGTATTTAAGATACTAAGACCCGATACATTTGGTTCTCCGGACAAAGTGCTCCAGTATATCAAAACTGCATTTATATATGCAATTGGTGGATGCGGTCTATACTTTATCTGCGTTATGGGACCATTCGACTTTTCAGTTGGTGCAAATATCGTTTTATCAGCAGTTGTAGCTGTAACTGCAAGTAAGTATTTTGGCTATGCAGGACTCATCATAGCTCCGCTATTATGCGGTACTTTGGTGGGACTATGCAACGGCATCGTGTACATGAAACTTCAGATATCGTCACTTATCGTAACGGTAGGTCTTTCGCTTATATATGAGGCACTGGCTATTTTTGCAACTAATGGTAAAGAAGCTGTCCTTGACAAGAATCTGCGTGCCTTTGGCGATTATCCATGGAACATTGTTCTGGCATTTTCTGCATACCTCATATGCGGTTTTATCCTAAGGTACACCAAGTTTGGAACATACGTTTATGCTATAGGAAGTAACGAAGTTGTCGCAAGGAACATGGGCGTTAATGTAAAAAAGTACAAGATCCTTGCATTTACAGTATGCGGATTCTTCGTAGGCATCCAGAGTATTCTTACAATAAGCTATGGAACATCTATGACATCTGCTTCCAACCTTGCATCCATGAGCCGTAACTTCACACCGCTTATGGGAACCTTCTTCGGACTTGCATTCAGGAAATATGGCCATCCTATTGTGGCAATAGTAATAGGAGAGATCATAATATCACTTATGTTCAACGGATTCGTAGCACTTGGTGCACCTATCACTATACAGAACGTGATCACAGGTATCGCGCTTCTTGCAATCGTAACTATGACAACAAAGCCGGTCAAAGGGCTGGTAGTAAAGTAA